The DNA sequence attaaaatttaaaattttgtaaaattaaatctaatattgaaataaagaaataaagtgaaggatgacaaaagggaagaagaatgataattttgaagtaatatcagatttagtacataactgaaataatatcatatttaaaatgttaaaaatgtaaaaagaccaaattgcccaaacccgcccaaaagggcattttcgtaccaaaagaagccaaaatgaccaatttcgagataaatccTTAGTCCAGTGACTactgacgatatttttaaagtccagagACCATAAGCGAGATAAACCTATAGTCcaagtactatttttatagttcactcatgtcataaaataagtaaacagTAGATGCAAAAATATCTCAAGAGACTAGAGAAATGCATCTGTTCTtcataaacaaacaaacatgCTATTTTAACGTATGAGTGACAGTTTCTCAGGCTTACCCCCCTTAACCATGATTCGACACTTCCATTGACCATCAAGCGGGTTTGGCGCATATGGTTGGGTAAAAAtgttactacctccgtcccccaaattttgacacggtttaccatttcgggccgtccctgaaaatttgacacacttcacttttaccatttttggtagtggacaatattccactaactcattcctactcacattttattataaaactaatactttaaaagtaggactcacatcctaccaactttttcaactcatttttcattacatttcttaaaacccgtgtcgggtcaaagtatgtcaaaatttggggaacggaggtagtactttAAACATGAAATAGAAATGTATTCCTTGAATTCATCTCAATATTCGTTATGAACATATTTACATGCATGATGGCCGCAAATCCAAACTCTTGAGCTATGAACATATTTTGGAGAAACATAACCTATCTTAGCAGAATATTACTAGAATGATTTGAAGGCCAAGACTCACCATATTAAGTAACACCACATCACTATCATTGGCACCACGAGCGAGATCATAACTTTCTCCGCTGTGATGAGCTCAAGAAGAAATACTCCATAACTAAAAGCATTTTCTCCGCCACCAGCCTCTCCCGGTTGTCTTGGTCTCGCGACAGACGACAGCATCTCTCTTCAGGTTTGAATCGGTTAGTGAAAATTTTATATGGaaacgaaaaaggaaaaggaaaaatttaataatttaaaatgtgcATGCAATATTAAGCTAAAAATAAATCGCATAACAAGTACTACAATTGCCTTGTGTAATGacaaaaagaagagaagaaaaaaattatacgaTTGCCTTCCCCAAAAATGTGTTCAGAAAAAGGATTGGCcgacaaaagcaaaaaaacaGTGAATAAAAAGTTGCCACtcaatgatatttttcttcatcattTGAAAATCATTGATGATGTGCATAGTACGGGTGATAACACTAGTTTTTAGAAAATGTCGAGGATTTACGATGGGTGGGAGAGGTTGGTCGGAGCTGTTTTAAGAAGAGAGGAAGACCGCCAACTTGCCCTCTGTGAAAGCTTCAGCAGCTCAAGCACTTCTCGTTTCAGTTTCAGTTTCAGTTTCAGTTTCAGTTTCAGTTTCAGCTTTAATCCTTTCGTCCGAAATTTCAGAAATGGTAAtgtaacaatttttatttttattcttaatctcACTGCAAATTTTACTGTTTTTTTGAACTGTGCATTTACCCCGTGTTTGTGTTTATAGTTCATTTCTTGAATCATAGTTTGGTGAAGACTAAAATCGAAAATTTCCCGGTGATAATTTGAAATGTTTCTCGCACCATATCTTCATAAATTGAAGATGTGGTCATAAATTGTAATCAGCAGAATCAAGTGTTTGTCAATTCTTCACTCATATTCCTCATGTTAATGAGCAATTTTTAGTCCATTCATACAGTCTAGAATTCTGAAGTTTTTCTGCCTTCATATTTgatcacatttttaaaaattctctTGTGATCTTGATTAGATTGTAGAAATTCTGGCGAGAGGCGTGATCCGGCAGATCTTTCAAGTCTGGAAACATTATTCTTCCGTAACGTGATGGCCATAGAGTATGAAGAGTTGAAAAAAGCTACCAAAAACTTTCACCGGGCCAAGTTGTTGGGGGAAAGGGCGTTTAGTCGTGTTTATAAGGGATGGATCCATGAAAATTATCTTACCGCAACGAAGCCTGGATATGGGATTAGTGTTGCTATCAAGAAGATGTATAGTGAAAGTTGTGAAGGGAATAGGGAGGTTCTGGTCGGTGTTTCTTCCCCTAACTTCTCTTTAGTTCTACAACAATGTAATGTTTACCAACCATTCAAGAATGTTGCAGGATGAAATACATTATTTGAGTGAACTCCGTCACccaaatttgatcaaacttaTTGGCTATAGCTTCAATGCAGACGACAGGATTCTGGTATATGAGTTCATGTGCAAAGGAAGCTTGGACAACCATCTCTTCAGAAGTAATTTTGGCATACTTGATAGTTGATTGACTGCCTTGGCATCTAGCTGTTTTCTAAGTAAATATTGTTAGGAGATCTGTTTCCTCTTGAAGATTGGCctaatagataaaatagtagtattccCTCTTTTGATGTTCGTAAATGTCAATTCTTGTGTTTCGGTAGGAGGGCACAACTCCCTTAATTGGGAAACAAGGGTCAAAGTGGCTATAGGTGCTGCAAGAGCTATTGCCTTCTTGCATGACTTGGCAGTGCCAGTCATACATCGAGATATTAAGAGTAGCTACATTCTTTTAGATGTCGTAAGTTTGGCAGAGTTTTTCTAAGTACCCTGTTCTTGTAGACAATCGAAACTAATTTTTGGTTCTGATTGAGGATTGCAGGACTTCAACGCCAAGTTGTCAGGATTTGGCCTTGCAAGAGATGGTCCTACTGGTGACAGGACTCATTTATCAACTCGAGTTACGGGTACATATGGATATGCTGCTCCGGAGTACATGACAACAGGTTCTTGCATCTCTACTCCTCGTCTAATTACTAGTTGAAAAGAATGATCAGTGCTGTAAACCAAACAAACTAGGCCTCAGCTCAAATATTTTCCTGAGcttcaattaaatatagttAGTTACTAAGTCTAGCTACTGGTCTTGATCTCTCTGAAGGATGCCTTTTTCATGAACAGGTCACTCGACCACGAGATGCGATGTGTATAGTTTTGGAGCCGTTTTGCTTGAATTAATGACAGGGCTTCGAGTTTTCGACTCTAAGCGGCCTGTAGGAAAGCGCGATTTGGTCAATTGGGCAAAACCTTATTTGAGTAACGAAAAAAAACTGTCACGAATAGTGGATTGTGGATTAGAGGGTAAATACCCTCCCAAAGAAGCATATGAAGTTGCAAAGATATGTATGCAATGTCTGAACGTAGAACCAAGATTAAGACCAAAAATGTCTGAGGTTGTAGGTGTGCTTGAATCACTCTAATACCCATGTATGTTGGGTTAATGTTACAAACTCTGTTATAGTGTATCTGTAAACATATGATTCCTAATTTCCTATGTATCtactttttaagtattttttc is a window from the Salvia hispanica cultivar TCC Black 2014 chromosome 1, UniMelb_Shisp_WGS_1.0, whole genome shotgun sequence genome containing:
- the LOC125207576 gene encoding probable serine/threonine-protein kinase PBL3, which translates into the protein MSRIYDGWERLVGAVLRREEDRQLALCESFSSSSTSRFSFSFSFSFSFSFSFNPFVRNFRNDCRNSGERRDPADLSSLETLFFRNVMAIEYEELKKATKNFHRAKLLGERAFSRVYKGWIHENYLTATKPGYGISVAIKKMYSESCEGNREVLDEIHYLSELRHPNLIKLIGYSFNADDRILVYEFMCKGSLDNHLFRRGHNSLNWETRVKVAIGAARAIAFLHDLAVPVIHRDIKSSYILLDVDFNAKLSGFGLARDGPTGDRTHLSTRVTGTYGYAAPEYMTTGHSTTRCDVYSFGAVLLELMTGLRVFDSKRPVGKRDLVNWAKPYLSNEKKLSRIVDCGLEGKYPPKEAYEVAKICMQCLNVEPRLRPKMSEVVGVLESL